One genomic window of Branchiostoma floridae strain S238N-H82 chromosome 4, Bfl_VNyyK, whole genome shotgun sequence includes the following:
- the LOC118414393 gene encoding uncharacterized protein LOC118414393 isoform X3, with protein sequence MWRIAVSLLLAWCFQQSLPQQLECRQLDHCSCLMNDGSGKIELHSLAHPDNPYRIDHNNFTYMYSPCTAMRNATGECKDAASVCQQFDEGGIGYNYGTADSASFYFDPNTKQVKISYSYFESNMTRNSNVDLICDPGQRERALLGYQGSDPFLMNFKLTSVCACPGGCMAPAVTCTMKDSCTCDMSDGTGAINLHPLDNPWAPLRSSHLQPDLGRNFTYYYNPCSGFSFTNTMCTNVSTCQVDTEAQLFYALGDVAPQPNPDVNQENGSVTFHYVNTEDTGRHSDIRLICDPDQHVPEFTSLGEPSENFYVMALKTRCACPGLCKDDPIARKARYLEWKASNSR encoded by the exons ATGTGGCGGATTGCTGTTTCCCTGCTCTTGGCCTGGTGCTTCCAGCAGAGCCTGCCACAGCAGCTGGAGTGCCGACAG TTGGACCACTGCTCCTGCCTCATGAATGACGGGTCCGGGAAGATCGAGCTCCACTCCCTGGCGCATCCAGACAACCCGTACAGGATCGACCATAACaacttcacatacatgtacagcccctgtacag ctaTGCGGAACGCCACCGGAGAGTGTAAGGACGCGGCGTCGGTGTGCCAGCAGTTCGACGAGGGCGGTATTGGGTACAACTACGGCACAGCTGACTCGGCAAGCTTCTATTTCGACCCAAACACCAAACAAGTGAAGATCAGCTACAGCTACTTCGAGAGCAATATGACGAG GAACTCCAACGTGGACCTCATCTGTGACCCTGGGCAGAGGGAGAGAGCGCTGCTCGGATACCAGGGTTCAGATCCATTCTTAATG AACTTTAAGCTGACTAGCGTGTGCGCATGCCCAGGTGGCTGTATGGCCCCTGCTGTCACCTGCACCATGAAAGACTCCTGCACCTGTGACATGAGTGACGGGACAGGTGCGATCAACCTGCACCCTCTGGACAACCCCTGGGCGCCTCTCAG GTCCAGTCACCTTCAACCAGACTTGGGCCGCAACTTCACTTACTACTACAACCCCTGCTCTGGATTCTCCTTCA CCAACACCATGTGTACCAACGTATCGACCTGTCAGGTAGACACGGAGGCGCAGCTCTTCTACGCCCTTGGTGACGTGGCTCCGCAGCCAAACCCTGATGTCAATCAAGAGAACGGAAGCGTCACCTTCCACTACGTAAACACAG AAGACACTGGCCGTCATTCTGACATTCGGTTGATATGTGACCCTGACCAGCATGTCCCAGAATTCACTTCGCTGGGGGAACCGTCCGAAAACTTCTACGTCATGGCCCTGAAGACCAGATGCGCATGCCCAGGACTGTGCAAGGATGACCCGATAGCCCGCAAAGCTCGTTATTTGGAATGGAAGGCCTCCAACTCACGCTAA
- the LOC118414393 gene encoding uncharacterized protein LOC118414393 isoform X2 has protein sequence MWRIAVSLLLAWCFQQSLPQQLECRQLDHCSCLMNDGSGKIELHSLAHPDNPYRIDHNNFTYMYSPCTAMRNATGECKDAASVCQQFDEGGIGYNYGTADSASFYFDPNTKQVKISYSYFESNMTRNSNVDLICDPGQRERALLGYQGSDPFLMNFKLTSVCACPGGCMAPAVTCNMKDSCTCDMSDGTGAINLHPLDNPWAPLRSSHLQPDLGRNFTYYYNPCSGFSFTNTMCTNVSTCQVDTEAQLFYALGDVAPQPNPDVNQENGSVTFHYVNTEDTGRHSDIRLICDPDQHVPEFTSLGEPSENFYVMALKTRCACPGLCKDDPIARKARYLEWKASNSR, from the exons ATGTGGCGGATTGCTGTTTCCCTGCTCTTGGCCTGGTGCTTCCAGCAGAGCCTGCCACAGCAGCTGGAGTGCCGACAG TTGGACCACTGCTCCTGCCTCATGAATGACGGGTCCGGGAAGATCGAGCTCCACTCCCTGGCGCATCCAGACAACCCGTACAGGATCGACCATAACaacttcacatacatgtacagcccctgtacag ctaTGCGGAACGCCACCGGAGAGTGTAAGGACGCGGCGTCGGTGTGCCAGCAGTTCGACGAGGGCGGTATTGGGTACAACTACGGCACAGCTGACTCGGCAAGCTTCTATTTCGACCCAAACACCAAACAAGTGAAGATCAGCTACAGCTACTTCGAGAGCAATATGACGAG GAACTCCAACGTGGACCTCATCTGTGACCCTGGGCAGAGGGAGAGAGCGCTGCTCGGATACCAGGGTTCAGATCCATTCTTAATG AACTTTAAGCTGACTAGCGTGTGCGCATGCCCAGGTGGCTGTATGGCCCCTGCTGTCACCTGCAACATGAAAGACTCCTGCACCTGTGACATGAGTGACGGGACAGGTGCGATCAACCTGCACCCTCTGGACAACCCCTGGGCGCCTCTCAGGTCCAGTCACCTTCAACCAGACTTGGGCCGCAACTTCACTTACTACTACAACCCCTGCTCTGGATTCTCCTTCA CCAACACCATGTGTACCAACGTATCGACCTGTCAGGTAGACACGGAGGCGCAGCTCTTCTACGCCCTTGGTGACGTGGCTCCGCAGCCAAACCCTGATGTCAATCAAGAGAACGGAAGCGTCACCTTCCACTACGTAAACACAG AAGACACTGGCCGTCATTCTGACATTCGGTTGATATGTGACCCTGACCAGCATGTCCCAGAATTCACTTCGCTGGGGGAACCGTCCGAAAACTTCTACGTCATGGCCCTGAAGACCAGATGCGCATGCCCAGGACTGTGCAAGGATGACCCGATAGCCCGCAAAGCTCGTTATTTGGAATGGAAGGCCTCCAACTCACGCTAA
- the LOC118414393 gene encoding uncharacterized protein LOC118414393 isoform X1: MWRVVVSLLLAWSFQTALSQLECEQVDRCSCEMTDGSGRINLHALAHPNNLYRIDHSIFTFLYSPCGAMKNVNVTGECNDATSVCQLFKEGGPGYNYGGADSARFSVDPDTKQVRISYKHNANNITRVSNVNLVCDPGQREKALFELEWAEPLLLNFKLTSVCACPGGCMAPAVTCNMKDSCTCDMSDGTGAINLHPLDNPWAPLRSSHLQPDLGRNFTYYYNPCSGFSFTNTMCTNVSTCQVDTEAQLFYALGDVAPQPNPDVNQENGSVTFHYVNTEDTGRHSDIRLICDPDQHVPEFTSLGEPSENFYVMALKTRCACPGLCKDDPIARKARYLEWKASNSR; the protein is encoded by the exons ATGTGGCGGGTTGTGGTTTCTCTGCTTCTGGCCTGGAGCTTCCAGACGGCTCTGTCGCAGCTGGAGTGTGAACAG GTGGACAGATGCTCCTGTGAAATGACTGACGGTTCCGGGAGAATCAACCTACACGCTCTAGCTCATCCAAACAACTTGTACAGGATCGACCATTCAATCTTCACCTTCCTGTACTCTCCATGTGGAG CTATGAAAAACGTCAACGTTACGGGTGAGTGTAACGACGCGACATCGGTCTGTCAACTGTTCAAGGAGGGCGGACCAGGGTACAACTACGGGGGCGCGGACTCGGCAAGGTTTTCTGTTGACCCGGACACAAAGCAGGTCAGAATCAGCTACAAACACAATGCGAACAACATCACAAG GGTCTCGAACGTGAATCTCGTCTGTGACCCTGGCCAGAGGGAGAAGGCGTTGTTTGAGCTGGAGTGGGCTGAGCCCCTGCTGCTC AACTTTAAGCTGACTAGCGTGTGCGCATGCCCAGGTGGCTGTATGGCCCCTGCTGTCACCTGCAACATGAAAGACTCCTGCACCTGTGACATGAGTGACGGGACAGGTGCGATCAACCTGCACCCTCTGGACAACCCCTGGGCGCCTCTCAGGTCCAGTCACCTTCAACCAGACTTGGGCCGCAACTTCACTTACTACTACAACCCCTGCTCTGGATTCTCCTTCA CCAACACCATGTGTACCAACGTATCGACCTGTCAGGTAGACACGGAGGCGCAGCTCTTCTACGCCCTTGGTGACGTGGCTCCGCAGCCAAACCCTGATGTCAATCAAGAGAACGGAAGCGTCACCTTCCACTACGTAAACACAG AAGACACTGGCCGTCATTCTGACATTCGGTTGATATGTGACCCTGACCAGCATGTCCCAGAATTCACTTCGCTGGGGGAACCGTCCGAAAACTTCTACGTCATGGCCCTGAAGACCAGATGCGCATGCCCAGGACTGTGCAAGGATGACCCGATAGCCCGCAAAGCTCGTTATTTGGAATGGAAGGCCTCCAACTCACGCTAA
- the LOC118414393 gene encoding uncharacterized protein LOC118414393 isoform X4, translating into MWRIAVSLLLAWCFQQSLPQQLECRQLDHCSCLMNDGSGKIELHSLAHPDNPYRIDHNNFTYMYSPCTAMRNATGECKDAASVCQQFDEGGIGYNYGTADSASFYFDPNTKQVKISYSYFESNMTRNSNVDLICDPGQRERALLGYQGSDPFLMNFKLTSVCACPGGCMAPAVTCTMKDSCTCDMSDGTGAINLHPLDNPWAPLRSSHLGPELGRNFTYYYNPCSGITFANTPCSNVSSCQVDAEATPQIFYPLGHVAPASEVVTDMEGNMVLKYTGGDDGRQFDVILICDADQHVPEFTALGEVTRHYYKMTLKSRCACPGLCKDDPVARKARYLKWKSSHPG; encoded by the exons ATGTGGCGGATTGCTGTTTCCCTGCTCTTGGCCTGGTGCTTCCAGCAGAGCCTGCCACAGCAGCTGGAGTGCCGACAG TTGGACCACTGCTCCTGCCTCATGAATGACGGGTCCGGGAAGATCGAGCTCCACTCCCTGGCGCATCCAGACAACCCGTACAGGATCGACCATAACaacttcacatacatgtacagcccctgtacag ctaTGCGGAACGCCACCGGAGAGTGTAAGGACGCGGCGTCGGTGTGCCAGCAGTTCGACGAGGGCGGTATTGGGTACAACTACGGCACAGCTGACTCGGCAAGCTTCTATTTCGACCCAAACACCAAACAAGTGAAGATCAGCTACAGCTACTTCGAGAGCAATATGACGAG GAACTCCAACGTGGACCTCATCTGTGACCCTGGGCAGAGGGAGAGAGCGCTGCTCGGATACCAGGGTTCAGATCCATTCTTAATG AACTTTAAGCTGACTAGCGTGTGCGCATGCCCAGGTGGCTGTATGGCCCCTGCTGTCACCTGCACCATGAAAGACTCCTGCACCTGTGACATGAGTGACGGGACAGGTGCGATCAACCTGCACCCTCTGGACAACCCCTGGGCGCCTCTCAGGTCCAGTCACCTGGGCCCGGAGCTTGGTCGTAACTTCACCTACTACTACAACCCCTGCTCCGGAATCACCTTCG CCAACACACCTTGCAGTAATGTATCCAGCTGCCAAGTAGACGCGGAGGCTACCCCTCAGATCTTCTACCCCTTGGGTCACGTGGCCCCGGCGTCTGAGGTTGTGACAGACATGGAAGGCAACATGGTCCTGAAGTATACTG GTGGAGATGACGGCCGCCAGTTTGATGTCATCTTGATCTGCGACGCAGATCAGCATGTCCCAGAATTCACCGCGCTGGGGGAAGTGACGAGGCACTACTACAAGATGACCCTGAAGTCACGTTGCGCATGCCCGGGACTGTGCAAAGATGACCCAGTAGCCCGCAAAGCTCGTTATCTCAAATGGAAGTCATCTCACCCTGGCTAA
- the LOC118414392 gene encoding uncharacterized protein LOC118414392 — protein sequence MAASLLVCVLLALLTGSPTDAQLCQKVDACSCKLDNGTVVSLHSLANTDGGYAFKAAWEGDTFWYNPCFGFDQGSACHDVSLCVNWKDDPADRTELLGTVQPSFITVINSTTVAFKYDSGFSQDSEVYVTCDEQAIEPTFLSHGKDPDYSNRYIFTLTSADACARHAQCKQVDRCTCTMDDGSGNLNLHTFSRPEKPWEIAVPGGTVYYNPCVGVSANISDTCKGAAVCLKQGDTFVNLGSALSGVFVTDENGDVILEYQNLQDETKTTKVTLTCDPSARVEPVFENPSLSESHLSVTMKSVCACAGSCMFPARTCTADDTCSCKLSDGSGTISLHALDNPAAAFKDVATTSGVEYTFYYNPCSGLTVGLEACMNVSGCAYNHVAQRYTALGTVQPDAFTLDDGRLIIAYSDKQSGTSYNLTLVCDITATNPKFAFTGSRLQNSYDFMLTTKCACADECATNGLK from the exons ATGGCAGCCTCTCTACTCGTCTGCGTCCTGCTAGCCTTGCTAACGGGCTCTCCCACGGACGCACAGTTGTGCCAGAAGGTGGACGCCTGCTCCTGTAAGCTGGATAACGGCACGGTGGTGAGCCTGCACAGCCTGGCTAACACGGACGGCGGCTACGCTTTCAAGGCGGCCTGGGAGGGAGACACGTTCTGGTACAACCCGTGCTTTGGGTTTGACCAG GGCAGCGCTTGCCATGACGTCAGCCTGTGTGTGAACTGGAAAGACGACCCTGCAGACAGAACAGAGCTGCTGGGAACCGTGCAGCCGAGCTTTATCACGGTTATCAACAGCACAACTGTAGCCTTCAAG TACGACTCGGGCTTCTCCCAGGACAGCGAGGTTTACGTCACCTGTGACGAGCAAGCCATAGAGCCGACATTCCTGTCGCACGGCAAAGACCCTGATTACTCTAATAG GTACATCTTTACCTTGACCTCTGCAGACGCCTGTGCCAGGCATGCACAGTGTAAACAG GTTGATCGCTGTACCTGTACGATGGACGATGGTTCTGGAAATCTGAACCTTCACACCTTCAGCCGCCCCGAGAAACCATGGGAGATCGCAGTACCTGGTGGTACCGTGTATTACAATCCGTGTGTAG GAGTCAGTGCCAACATTTCGGACACCTGTAAGGGCGCCGCGGTTTGTCTGAAACAGGGGGACACGTTTGTCAACTTAGGGTCCGCTCTATCCGGGGTCTTTGTGACCGATGAAAACGGTGACGTGATCTTGGAGTACCAAAATCTTCAGGACGAGACAAA GACGACGAAAGTGACCTTGACCTGTGACCCCTCTGCCCGCGTGGAACCTGTGTTTGAAAATCCGTCGTTGAGTGAGAGCCACCTG TCTGTCACCATGAAGAGTGTGTGCGCATGCGCTGGGTCCTGTATGTTCCCAGCCCGCACGTGTACAGCTGACGACACCTGCAGCTGTAAGCTGAGTGACGGCTCAGGGACGATCAGCCTGCATGCCCTGGACAACCCGGCAGCCGCCTTCAAGGACGTGGCCACAACGTCAGGGGTGGAGTACACGTTTTACTACAACCCCTGTAGTGGCCTTACAGTAG GTTTGGAGGCGTGTATGAACGTGTCGGGCTGTGCATATAACCACGTAGCGCAGCGGTACACGGCACTGGGCACCGTTCAACCTGACGCCTTCACACTGGACGATGGGAGACTCATTATCGCTTACTCAG ATAAACAGAGCGGTACGTCCTACAACTTGACCCTCGTGTGTGACATCACGGCTACCAACCCGAAGTTCGCCTTCACCGGCAGTCGTCTGCAGAACAGCTACGATTTCATGCTGACAACGAAATGCGCATGTGCGGACGAGTGCGCGACCAACGGTCTGAAGTGA